From Nymphalis io chromosome 12, ilAglIoxx1.1, whole genome shotgun sequence, a single genomic window includes:
- the LOC126772172 gene encoding glutamate receptor ionotropic, kainate 2 isoform X1 has translation MRGTNVVCLVLLFGHLSALPDTIRIGGLFHPEDDKQEVAFRYAVERVNADRAILPRAKLLAQVETISPQDSFHASKRVCHLLRSGVAAIFGPQSAPAAAHVQSICDTMELPHLETRWDYRTRRESCLVNLYPHPAALSRAYVDLVRAWGWKSFTIVYENSDGLVRLQELLKAHGPSELPVAVRQLPDSHDYRPLLKQIKNSAESHIVLDCATERIRDVLQQAQQIGMMSDYHSYLVTSLDLHSVDLEEFKYGGTNITALRLLDPERAEVQRVVRDWVYDEARKGRKLQLGHTSVKENMTFIKTETALMYDAVHLFAKALHDLDTSQQIDVRPLSCEAEDTWPHGYSLINYMKIVEMKGLTGVIKFDHQGFRSDFTLDIIELTREGLQKAGTWNSSEGVNYTRSYGDNQKQIVEILQNKTLVVTTILSAPYCMRKEASEKLTGNAQFEGYAIDLINEISKILGFNYTFKLAPDGRYGSYNRETKEWDGMIRELLEQRADVAIADLTITYDREQVVDFTMPFMNLGISVLYRKPIKQPPNLFSFLSPLSLDVWIYMATAYLGVSVLLFILARFSPYEWDNPRNCLDEPPVLENQFTLLNSLWFTIGSLMQQGSDIAPKAVSTRMVAGMWWFFTLIMISSYTANLAAFLTVERMDSPIESAEDLAKQTKIKYGALKGGSTAAFFRDSNFSTYQRMWSFMESARPSVFTSSNKEGEERVMRGKGAYAYLMESTTIEYVVERNCDLTQVGGMLDSKGYGIAMPPNSPYRTAISGAVLKLQEEGKLHILKTKWWKEKRGGGSCRDETSKSSSTANELGLANVGGVFVVLMGGMGVACVIAVCEFVWKSRKVAVDERASLCSEMASELRSALKCPSGGSGGAGGPREGADSPYLHYGFSTKSQLH, from the exons ATGAGAGGGACAAATGTTGTTTGTCTCGTTTTATTGTTTGGTCATCTCTCCGCTTTACCGGACACGATACGAATAG GGGGTCTTTTCCACCCCGAAGATGATAAACAAGAGGTTGCATTTCGCTACGCCGTGGAGAGGGTTAACGCAGACCGCGCAATACTGCCCCGAGCCAAGTTACTTGCGCAAGTTGAAACTATATCGCCACAAGACAGCTTCCATGCATCGAAACGAG TATGCCATCTCCTTCGAAGCGGCGTGGCAGCAATTTTTGGCCCGCAATCGGCTCCTGCAGCGGCTCACGTGCAATCTATTTGCGATACAATGGAACTGCCACACTTAGAAACCAGGTGGGATTACCGTACAAGACGAGAATCCTGTCTCGTCAACCTCTATCCCCATCCAGCGGCACTCAGTCGG gcGTACGTAGACCTGGTGCGGGCTTGGGGATGGAAATCGTTTACAATAGTGTACGAAAATAGCGATGGGTTAGTGCGTTTGCAGGAATTATTGAAAGCCCACGGGCCCTCCGAACTGCCCGTGGCTGTCAGACAACTGCCAGATTCACACGATTACAG GCCACttttgaaacaaataaagaaCTCAGCCGAGTCTCACATAGTGCTAGATTGTGCCACTGAGAGGATTAGGGATGTTTTGCAGCAAGCGCAACAGATTGGTATGATGTCGGATTACCACAGCTACCTTGTCACTTCTTTG GATCTTCATAGCGTCGACTTGGAAGAATTTAAATACGGTGGAACGAACATAACAGCTCTGAGGCTTCTTGATCCTGAACGAGCTGAAGTTCAAAGAGTCGTTCGAGACTGGGTTTACGATGAAGCGAGAAAGGGACGGAAGCTGCAACTAGGACACACATCGGTAAAG GAGAATATGACTTTTATAAAG ACAGAGACTGCGTTGATGTATGACGCGGTACATTTATTTGCGAAAGCGTTACACGACCTTGACACTTCGCAACAAATCGATGTAAGACCGCTGTCATGCGAAGCCGAAGACACATGGCCTCACGGGTACAGCCTCATTAACTACATGAAAATT GTTGAAATGAAAGGCTTAACGGGAGTTATAAAGTTCGATCATCAAGGATTCAGAAGTGACTTTACTCTCGATATCATCGAACTTACGAGAGAGGGCCTCCAGAAAGCGGGAACTTGGAATTCCTCAGAGGGTGTTAATTATACAAGATCGTATGGGGATAATCAAAAGCAAATAGTTGAAATACTTCAAAACAAAACGCTCGTCGTTACTACAATTTTG AGCGCGCCCTATTGCATGCGTAAGGAGGCAAGCGAGAAATTAACAGGAAACGCACAATTTGAAGGCTATGCCATTGATCTcataaatgaaatatcaaaaattctCGGCTTCAATTATACGTTCAAACTTGCGCCTGACGGTCGATACGGGTCCTATAACCGGGAGACGAAAGAGTGGGACGGCATGATACGGGAATTGTTGGAGCAAAGAGCGGATGTGGCGATTGCGGACCTCACTATCACTTATGACAG GGAACAGGTCGTGGACTTCACAATGCCATTCATGAATCTAGGGATTTCGGTCCTTTACCGCAAACCTATTAAGCAGCCGCCGAACCTTTTCTCGTTTTTATCTCCCTTATCCCTAGATGTATGGATTTATATGGCCACAGCGTACTTGGGCGTATCGGTGCTGCTCTTTATACTGGCCAG GTTCAGCCCGTACGAGTGGGACAACCCCCGGAACTGTCTAGACGAGCCGCCGGTGCTGGAGAATCAGTTCACACTGTTGAACTCGCTGTGGTTCACTATCGGATCCTTGATGCAGCAAGGTTCGGATATCGCACCGAA AGCGGTGTCAACTCGGATGGTGGCAGGAATGTGGTGGTTTTTCACATTGATCATGATATCCTCGTACACTGCTAACTTAGCAGCTTTTCTGACTGTGGAACGAATGGACTCACCAATCGAAAGTGCTGAAGATTTGGCCAAAcagactaaaattaaatatggcgCTTTAAAGGGTGGATCAACAGCGGCTTTCTTTAGG GATTCTAATTTCTCGACCTATCAACGTATGTGGTCATTCATGGAATCAGCCCGTCCTTCTGTATTCACAAGTAGCAACAAGGAAGGGGAGGAGAGGGTAATGAGGGGCAAAGGAGCTTACGCATACCTCATGGAATCCACGACAATTGAATATGTTGTTGAACGGAACTGTGACCTCACGCAAGTGGGAGGGATGTTGGATTCTAAAGGATATGGAATCGCTATGCCACCAA ACTCACCATACCGTACTGCTATAAGCGGAGCTGTTTTGAAACTGCAAGAGGAAGGAAAATTACACATATTAAAAACGAAATGGTGGAAAGAAAAACGTGGCGGCGGATCCTGCAGG GATGAAACATCGAAATCCTCTTCAACCGCGAATGAATTGGGTTTGGCGAATGTCGGGGGAGTGTTTGTAGTATTGATGGGTGGTATGGGCGTCGCCTGCGTCATCGCCGTCTGCGAGTTTGTGTGGAAGTCGAGGAAAGTGGCGGTTGACGAACGG GCCTCGCTTTGTTCGGAAATGGCATCCGAGTTGCGTTCAGCGTTGAAGTGTCCGAGTGGAGGAAGCGGGGGTGCGGGTGGGCCACGTGAGGGGGCGGACTCCCCGTACTTGCACTATGGGTTCAGTACAAAGAGCCAGCTGCACTAG
- the LOC126772172 gene encoding glutamate receptor ionotropic, kainate 2 isoform X2, giving the protein MRGTNVVCLVLLFGHLSALPDTIRIGGLFHPEDDKQEVAFRYAVERVNADRAILPRAKLLAQVETISPQDSFHASKRVCHLLRSGVAAIFGPQSAPAAAHVQSICDTMELPHLETRWDYRTRRESCLVNLYPHPAALSRAYVDLVRAWGWKSFTIVYENSDGLVRLQELLKAHGPSELPVAVRQLPDSHDYRPLLKQIKNSAESHIVLDCATERIRDVLQQAQQIGMMSDYHSYLVTSLDLHSVDLEEFKYGGTNITALRLLDPERAEVQRVVRDWVYDEARKGRKLQLGHTSVKENMTFIKTETALMYDAVHLFAKALHDLDTSQQIDVRPLSCEAEDTWPHGYSLINYMKIVEMKGLTGVIKFDHQGFRSDFTLDIIELTREGLQKAGTWNSSEGVNYTRSYGDNQKQIVEILQNKTLVVTTILSAPYCMRKEASEKLTGNAQFEGYAIDLINEISKILGFNYTFKLAPDGRYGSYNRETKEWDGMIRELLEQRADVAIADLTITYDREQVVDFTMPFMNLGISVLYRKPIKQPPNLFSFLSPLSLDVWIYMATAYLGVSVLLFILARFTPYEWHQTHTPDGEKLENIFSLSNCLWFAIGSLMQQSCDFLPKAVSTRMVAGMWWFFTLIMISSYTANLAAFLTVERMDSPIESAEDLAKQTKIKYGALKGGSTAAFFRDSNFSTYQRMWSFMESARPSVFTSSNKEGEERVMRGKGAYAYLMESTTIEYVVERNCDLTQVGGMLDSKGYGIAMPPNSPYRTAISGAVLKLQEEGKLHILKTKWWKEKRGGGSCRDETSKSSSTANELGLANVGGVFVVLMGGMGVACVIAVCEFVWKSRKVAVDERASLCSEMASELRSALKCPSGGSGGAGGPREGADSPYLHYGFSTKSQLH; this is encoded by the exons ATGAGAGGGACAAATGTTGTTTGTCTCGTTTTATTGTTTGGTCATCTCTCCGCTTTACCGGACACGATACGAATAG GGGGTCTTTTCCACCCCGAAGATGATAAACAAGAGGTTGCATTTCGCTACGCCGTGGAGAGGGTTAACGCAGACCGCGCAATACTGCCCCGAGCCAAGTTACTTGCGCAAGTTGAAACTATATCGCCACAAGACAGCTTCCATGCATCGAAACGAG TATGCCATCTCCTTCGAAGCGGCGTGGCAGCAATTTTTGGCCCGCAATCGGCTCCTGCAGCGGCTCACGTGCAATCTATTTGCGATACAATGGAACTGCCACACTTAGAAACCAGGTGGGATTACCGTACAAGACGAGAATCCTGTCTCGTCAACCTCTATCCCCATCCAGCGGCACTCAGTCGG gcGTACGTAGACCTGGTGCGGGCTTGGGGATGGAAATCGTTTACAATAGTGTACGAAAATAGCGATGGGTTAGTGCGTTTGCAGGAATTATTGAAAGCCCACGGGCCCTCCGAACTGCCCGTGGCTGTCAGACAACTGCCAGATTCACACGATTACAG GCCACttttgaaacaaataaagaaCTCAGCCGAGTCTCACATAGTGCTAGATTGTGCCACTGAGAGGATTAGGGATGTTTTGCAGCAAGCGCAACAGATTGGTATGATGTCGGATTACCACAGCTACCTTGTCACTTCTTTG GATCTTCATAGCGTCGACTTGGAAGAATTTAAATACGGTGGAACGAACATAACAGCTCTGAGGCTTCTTGATCCTGAACGAGCTGAAGTTCAAAGAGTCGTTCGAGACTGGGTTTACGATGAAGCGAGAAAGGGACGGAAGCTGCAACTAGGACACACATCGGTAAAG GAGAATATGACTTTTATAAAG ACAGAGACTGCGTTGATGTATGACGCGGTACATTTATTTGCGAAAGCGTTACACGACCTTGACACTTCGCAACAAATCGATGTAAGACCGCTGTCATGCGAAGCCGAAGACACATGGCCTCACGGGTACAGCCTCATTAACTACATGAAAATT GTTGAAATGAAAGGCTTAACGGGAGTTATAAAGTTCGATCATCAAGGATTCAGAAGTGACTTTACTCTCGATATCATCGAACTTACGAGAGAGGGCCTCCAGAAAGCGGGAACTTGGAATTCCTCAGAGGGTGTTAATTATACAAGATCGTATGGGGATAATCAAAAGCAAATAGTTGAAATACTTCAAAACAAAACGCTCGTCGTTACTACAATTTTG AGCGCGCCCTATTGCATGCGTAAGGAGGCAAGCGAGAAATTAACAGGAAACGCACAATTTGAAGGCTATGCCATTGATCTcataaatgaaatatcaaaaattctCGGCTTCAATTATACGTTCAAACTTGCGCCTGACGGTCGATACGGGTCCTATAACCGGGAGACGAAAGAGTGGGACGGCATGATACGGGAATTGTTGGAGCAAAGAGCGGATGTGGCGATTGCGGACCTCACTATCACTTATGACAG GGAACAGGTCGTGGACTTCACAATGCCATTCATGAATCTAGGGATTTCGGTCCTTTACCGCAAACCTATTAAGCAGCCGCCGAACCTTTTCTCGTTTTTATCTCCCTTATCCCTAGATGTATGGATTTATATGGCCACAGCGTACTTGGGCGTATCGGTGCTGCTCTTTATACTGGCCAG GTTTACACCATATGAATGGCATCAAACGCATACACCGGACGGTGAAAAATTGGAAAATATCTTCTCTCTATCAAACTGCTTGTGGTTTGCAATCGGATCCTTAATGCAACAAAGCTGTGACTTTTTACCCAA AGCGGTGTCAACTCGGATGGTGGCAGGAATGTGGTGGTTTTTCACATTGATCATGATATCCTCGTACACTGCTAACTTAGCAGCTTTTCTGACTGTGGAACGAATGGACTCACCAATCGAAAGTGCTGAAGATTTGGCCAAAcagactaaaattaaatatggcgCTTTAAAGGGTGGATCAACAGCGGCTTTCTTTAGG GATTCTAATTTCTCGACCTATCAACGTATGTGGTCATTCATGGAATCAGCCCGTCCTTCTGTATTCACAAGTAGCAACAAGGAAGGGGAGGAGAGGGTAATGAGGGGCAAAGGAGCTTACGCATACCTCATGGAATCCACGACAATTGAATATGTTGTTGAACGGAACTGTGACCTCACGCAAGTGGGAGGGATGTTGGATTCTAAAGGATATGGAATCGCTATGCCACCAA ACTCACCATACCGTACTGCTATAAGCGGAGCTGTTTTGAAACTGCAAGAGGAAGGAAAATTACACATATTAAAAACGAAATGGTGGAAAGAAAAACGTGGCGGCGGATCCTGCAGG GATGAAACATCGAAATCCTCTTCAACCGCGAATGAATTGGGTTTGGCGAATGTCGGGGGAGTGTTTGTAGTATTGATGGGTGGTATGGGCGTCGCCTGCGTCATCGCCGTCTGCGAGTTTGTGTGGAAGTCGAGGAAAGTGGCGGTTGACGAACGG GCCTCGCTTTGTTCGGAAATGGCATCCGAGTTGCGTTCAGCGTTGAAGTGTCCGAGTGGAGGAAGCGGGGGTGCGGGTGGGCCACGTGAGGGGGCGGACTCCCCGTACTTGCACTATGGGTTCAGTACAAAGAGCCAGCTGCACTAG
- the LOC126772172 gene encoding glutamate receptor ionotropic, kainate 2 isoform X4 has translation MRGTNVVCLVLLFGHLSALPDTIRIGGLFHPEDDKQEVAFRYAVERVNADRAILPRAKLLAQVETISPQDSFHASKRVCHLLRSGVAAIFGPQSAPAAAHVQSICDTMELPHLETRWDYRTRRESCLVNLYPHPAALSRAYVDLVRAWGWKSFTIVYENSDGLVRLQELLKAHGPSELPVAVRQLPDSHDYRPLLKQIKNSAESHIVLDCATERIRDVLQQAQQIGMMSDYHSYLVTSLDLHSVDLEEFKYGGTNITALRLLDPERAEVQRVVRDWVYDEARKGRKLQLGHTSVKENMTFIKTETALMYDAVHLFAKALHDLDTSQQIDVRPLSCEAEDTWPHGYSLINYMKIVEMKGLTGVIKFDHQGFRSDFTLDIIELTREGLQKAGTWNSSEGVNYTRSYGDNQKQIVEILQNKTLVVTTILSAPYCMRKEASEKLTGNAQFEGYAIDLINEISKILGFNYTFKLAPDGRYGSYNRETKEWDGMIRELLEQRADVAIADLTITYDREQVVDFTMPFMNLGISVLYRKPIKQPPNLFSFLSPLSLDVWIYMATAYLGVSVLLFILARFSPYEWDNPRNCLDEPPVLENQFTLLNSLWFTIGSLMQQGSDIAPKAVSTRMVAGMWWFFTLIMISSYTANLAAFLTVERMDSPIESAEDLAKQTKIKYGALKGGSTAAFFRDSNFSTYQRMWSFMESARPSVFTSSNKEGEERVMRGKGAYAYLMESTTIEYVVERNCDLTQVGGMLDSKGYGIAMPPNSPYRTAISGAVLKLQEEGKLHILKTKWWKEKRGGGSCRDETSKSSSTANELGLANVGGVFVVLMGGMGVACVIAVCEFVWKSRKVAVDERVYF, from the exons ATGAGAGGGACAAATGTTGTTTGTCTCGTTTTATTGTTTGGTCATCTCTCCGCTTTACCGGACACGATACGAATAG GGGGTCTTTTCCACCCCGAAGATGATAAACAAGAGGTTGCATTTCGCTACGCCGTGGAGAGGGTTAACGCAGACCGCGCAATACTGCCCCGAGCCAAGTTACTTGCGCAAGTTGAAACTATATCGCCACAAGACAGCTTCCATGCATCGAAACGAG TATGCCATCTCCTTCGAAGCGGCGTGGCAGCAATTTTTGGCCCGCAATCGGCTCCTGCAGCGGCTCACGTGCAATCTATTTGCGATACAATGGAACTGCCACACTTAGAAACCAGGTGGGATTACCGTACAAGACGAGAATCCTGTCTCGTCAACCTCTATCCCCATCCAGCGGCACTCAGTCGG gcGTACGTAGACCTGGTGCGGGCTTGGGGATGGAAATCGTTTACAATAGTGTACGAAAATAGCGATGGGTTAGTGCGTTTGCAGGAATTATTGAAAGCCCACGGGCCCTCCGAACTGCCCGTGGCTGTCAGACAACTGCCAGATTCACACGATTACAG GCCACttttgaaacaaataaagaaCTCAGCCGAGTCTCACATAGTGCTAGATTGTGCCACTGAGAGGATTAGGGATGTTTTGCAGCAAGCGCAACAGATTGGTATGATGTCGGATTACCACAGCTACCTTGTCACTTCTTTG GATCTTCATAGCGTCGACTTGGAAGAATTTAAATACGGTGGAACGAACATAACAGCTCTGAGGCTTCTTGATCCTGAACGAGCTGAAGTTCAAAGAGTCGTTCGAGACTGGGTTTACGATGAAGCGAGAAAGGGACGGAAGCTGCAACTAGGACACACATCGGTAAAG GAGAATATGACTTTTATAAAG ACAGAGACTGCGTTGATGTATGACGCGGTACATTTATTTGCGAAAGCGTTACACGACCTTGACACTTCGCAACAAATCGATGTAAGACCGCTGTCATGCGAAGCCGAAGACACATGGCCTCACGGGTACAGCCTCATTAACTACATGAAAATT GTTGAAATGAAAGGCTTAACGGGAGTTATAAAGTTCGATCATCAAGGATTCAGAAGTGACTTTACTCTCGATATCATCGAACTTACGAGAGAGGGCCTCCAGAAAGCGGGAACTTGGAATTCCTCAGAGGGTGTTAATTATACAAGATCGTATGGGGATAATCAAAAGCAAATAGTTGAAATACTTCAAAACAAAACGCTCGTCGTTACTACAATTTTG AGCGCGCCCTATTGCATGCGTAAGGAGGCAAGCGAGAAATTAACAGGAAACGCACAATTTGAAGGCTATGCCATTGATCTcataaatgaaatatcaaaaattctCGGCTTCAATTATACGTTCAAACTTGCGCCTGACGGTCGATACGGGTCCTATAACCGGGAGACGAAAGAGTGGGACGGCATGATACGGGAATTGTTGGAGCAAAGAGCGGATGTGGCGATTGCGGACCTCACTATCACTTATGACAG GGAACAGGTCGTGGACTTCACAATGCCATTCATGAATCTAGGGATTTCGGTCCTTTACCGCAAACCTATTAAGCAGCCGCCGAACCTTTTCTCGTTTTTATCTCCCTTATCCCTAGATGTATGGATTTATATGGCCACAGCGTACTTGGGCGTATCGGTGCTGCTCTTTATACTGGCCAG GTTCAGCCCGTACGAGTGGGACAACCCCCGGAACTGTCTAGACGAGCCGCCGGTGCTGGAGAATCAGTTCACACTGTTGAACTCGCTGTGGTTCACTATCGGATCCTTGATGCAGCAAGGTTCGGATATCGCACCGAA AGCGGTGTCAACTCGGATGGTGGCAGGAATGTGGTGGTTTTTCACATTGATCATGATATCCTCGTACACTGCTAACTTAGCAGCTTTTCTGACTGTGGAACGAATGGACTCACCAATCGAAAGTGCTGAAGATTTGGCCAAAcagactaaaattaaatatggcgCTTTAAAGGGTGGATCAACAGCGGCTTTCTTTAGG GATTCTAATTTCTCGACCTATCAACGTATGTGGTCATTCATGGAATCAGCCCGTCCTTCTGTATTCACAAGTAGCAACAAGGAAGGGGAGGAGAGGGTAATGAGGGGCAAAGGAGCTTACGCATACCTCATGGAATCCACGACAATTGAATATGTTGTTGAACGGAACTGTGACCTCACGCAAGTGGGAGGGATGTTGGATTCTAAAGGATATGGAATCGCTATGCCACCAA ACTCACCATACCGTACTGCTATAAGCGGAGCTGTTTTGAAACTGCAAGAGGAAGGAAAATTACACATATTAAAAACGAAATGGTGGAAAGAAAAACGTGGCGGCGGATCCTGCAGG GATGAAACATCGAAATCCTCTTCAACCGCGAATGAATTGGGTTTGGCGAATGTCGGGGGAGTGTTTGTAGTATTGATGGGTGGTATGGGCGTCGCCTGCGTCATCGCCGTCTGCGAGTTTGTGTGGAAGTCGAGGAAAGTGGCGGTTGACGAACGG GTTTATTTCTAA
- the LOC126772172 gene encoding glutamate receptor ionotropic, kainate 2 isoform X3, whose translation MRGTNVVCLVLLFGHLSALPDTIRIGGLFHPEDDKQEVAFRYAVERVNADRAILPRAKLLAQVETISPQDSFHASKRVCHLLRSGVAAIFGPQSAPAAAHVQSICDTMELPHLETRWDYRTRRESCLVNLYPHPAALSRAYVDLVRAWGWKSFTIVYENSDGLVRLQELLKAHGPSELPVAVRQLPDSHDYRPLLKQIKNSAESHIVLDCATERIRDVLQQAQQIGMMSDYHSYLVTSLDLHSVDLEEFKYGGTNITALRLLDPERAEVQRVVRDWVYDEARKGRKLQLGHTSVKENMTFIKTETALMYDAVHLFAKALHDLDTSQQIDVRPLSCEAEDTWPHGYSLINYMKIVEMKGLTGVIKFDHQGFRSDFTLDIIELTREGLQKAGTWNSSEGVNYTRSYGDNQKQIVEILQNKTLVVTTILSAPYCMRKEASEKLTGNAQFEGYAIDLINEISKILGFNYTFKLAPDGRYGSYNRETKEWDGMIRELLEQRADVAIADLTITYDREQVVDFTMPFMNLGISVLYRKPIKQPPNLFSFLSPLSLDVWIYMATAYLGVSVLLFILARFTPYEWHQTHTPDGEKLENIFSLSNCLWFAIGSLMQQSCDFLPKAVSTRMVAGMWWFFTLIMISSYTANLAAFLTVERMDSPIESAEDLAKQTKIKYGALKGGSTAAFFRDSNFSTYQRMWSFMESARPSVFTSSNKEGEERVMRGKGAYAYLMESTTIEYVVERNCDLTQVGGMLDSKGYGIAMPPNSPYRTAISGAVLKLQEEGKLHILKTKWWKEKRGGGSCRDETSKSSSTANELGLANVGGVFVVLMGGMGVACVIAVCEFVWKSRKVAVDERKEEASLCSEMASELRSALKCPSGGSGGAGGPREGADSPYLHYGFSTKSQLH comes from the exons ATGAGAGGGACAAATGTTGTTTGTCTCGTTTTATTGTTTGGTCATCTCTCCGCTTTACCGGACACGATACGAATAG GGGGTCTTTTCCACCCCGAAGATGATAAACAAGAGGTTGCATTTCGCTACGCCGTGGAGAGGGTTAACGCAGACCGCGCAATACTGCCCCGAGCCAAGTTACTTGCGCAAGTTGAAACTATATCGCCACAAGACAGCTTCCATGCATCGAAACGAG TATGCCATCTCCTTCGAAGCGGCGTGGCAGCAATTTTTGGCCCGCAATCGGCTCCTGCAGCGGCTCACGTGCAATCTATTTGCGATACAATGGAACTGCCACACTTAGAAACCAGGTGGGATTACCGTACAAGACGAGAATCCTGTCTCGTCAACCTCTATCCCCATCCAGCGGCACTCAGTCGG gcGTACGTAGACCTGGTGCGGGCTTGGGGATGGAAATCGTTTACAATAGTGTACGAAAATAGCGATGGGTTAGTGCGTTTGCAGGAATTATTGAAAGCCCACGGGCCCTCCGAACTGCCCGTGGCTGTCAGACAACTGCCAGATTCACACGATTACAG GCCACttttgaaacaaataaagaaCTCAGCCGAGTCTCACATAGTGCTAGATTGTGCCACTGAGAGGATTAGGGATGTTTTGCAGCAAGCGCAACAGATTGGTATGATGTCGGATTACCACAGCTACCTTGTCACTTCTTTG GATCTTCATAGCGTCGACTTGGAAGAATTTAAATACGGTGGAACGAACATAACAGCTCTGAGGCTTCTTGATCCTGAACGAGCTGAAGTTCAAAGAGTCGTTCGAGACTGGGTTTACGATGAAGCGAGAAAGGGACGGAAGCTGCAACTAGGACACACATCGGTAAAG GAGAATATGACTTTTATAAAG ACAGAGACTGCGTTGATGTATGACGCGGTACATTTATTTGCGAAAGCGTTACACGACCTTGACACTTCGCAACAAATCGATGTAAGACCGCTGTCATGCGAAGCCGAAGACACATGGCCTCACGGGTACAGCCTCATTAACTACATGAAAATT GTTGAAATGAAAGGCTTAACGGGAGTTATAAAGTTCGATCATCAAGGATTCAGAAGTGACTTTACTCTCGATATCATCGAACTTACGAGAGAGGGCCTCCAGAAAGCGGGAACTTGGAATTCCTCAGAGGGTGTTAATTATACAAGATCGTATGGGGATAATCAAAAGCAAATAGTTGAAATACTTCAAAACAAAACGCTCGTCGTTACTACAATTTTG AGCGCGCCCTATTGCATGCGTAAGGAGGCAAGCGAGAAATTAACAGGAAACGCACAATTTGAAGGCTATGCCATTGATCTcataaatgaaatatcaaaaattctCGGCTTCAATTATACGTTCAAACTTGCGCCTGACGGTCGATACGGGTCCTATAACCGGGAGACGAAAGAGTGGGACGGCATGATACGGGAATTGTTGGAGCAAAGAGCGGATGTGGCGATTGCGGACCTCACTATCACTTATGACAG GGAACAGGTCGTGGACTTCACAATGCCATTCATGAATCTAGGGATTTCGGTCCTTTACCGCAAACCTATTAAGCAGCCGCCGAACCTTTTCTCGTTTTTATCTCCCTTATCCCTAGATGTATGGATTTATATGGCCACAGCGTACTTGGGCGTATCGGTGCTGCTCTTTATACTGGCCAG GTTTACACCATATGAATGGCATCAAACGCATACACCGGACGGTGAAAAATTGGAAAATATCTTCTCTCTATCAAACTGCTTGTGGTTTGCAATCGGATCCTTAATGCAACAAAGCTGTGACTTTTTACCCAA AGCGGTGTCAACTCGGATGGTGGCAGGAATGTGGTGGTTTTTCACATTGATCATGATATCCTCGTACACTGCTAACTTAGCAGCTTTTCTGACTGTGGAACGAATGGACTCACCAATCGAAAGTGCTGAAGATTTGGCCAAAcagactaaaattaaatatggcgCTTTAAAGGGTGGATCAACAGCGGCTTTCTTTAGG GATTCTAATTTCTCGACCTATCAACGTATGTGGTCATTCATGGAATCAGCCCGTCCTTCTGTATTCACAAGTAGCAACAAGGAAGGGGAGGAGAGGGTAATGAGGGGCAAAGGAGCTTACGCATACCTCATGGAATCCACGACAATTGAATATGTTGTTGAACGGAACTGTGACCTCACGCAAGTGGGAGGGATGTTGGATTCTAAAGGATATGGAATCGCTATGCCACCAA ACTCACCATACCGTACTGCTATAAGCGGAGCTGTTTTGAAACTGCAAGAGGAAGGAAAATTACACATATTAAAAACGAAATGGTGGAAAGAAAAACGTGGCGGCGGATCCTGCAGG GATGAAACATCGAAATCCTCTTCAACCGCGAATGAATTGGGTTTGGCGAATGTCGGGGGAGTGTTTGTAGTATTGATGGGTGGTATGGGCGTCGCCTGCGTCATCGCCGTCTGCGAGTTTGTGTGGAAGTCGAGGAAAGTGGCGGTTGACGAACGG AAGGAAGAG GCCTCGCTTTGTTCGGAAATGGCATCCGAGTTGCGTTCAGCGTTGAAGTGTCCGAGTGGAGGAAGCGGGGGTGCGGGTGGGCCACGTGAGGGGGCGGACTCCCCGTACTTGCACTATGGGTTCAGTACAAAGAGCCAGCTGCACTAG